Sequence from the Podarcis raffonei isolate rPodRaf1 chromosome 16, rPodRaf1.pri, whole genome shotgun sequence genome:
gccgtttaccttcccgccggagcagtacctatttatctacttgcactttgacgtgcttttgaactgctaggttggcaggagcagggagtgagcaacgggagctcaccccgtttgaaccgcctaccttctgatcggcaagccctaggctctgtggtttaacccacagcgtcacccgcgtcccaaattggtgtataaattttacccaataaaataaaataaataaacaggctcCCTCGGTGGGAGCCCTGGGCTTAAAGCACCTGTCTTCCCCCCATGAATCCTGGAGCTTCACCTGTCGCAGAGCTGCAAATCTCTGCATATCCTGGGGGAACCTGCATGGaatctgcagctcccagaattccttgggtgaAAGGCCATTTGCATCTAATGTTCTTTTGATGTACAGTGACCTTGGTCTCTCCAACGCCCTCGTTCAGTCGCTTCAGTTTTCCCAGCCTTTCCAGGCAGCTTCCACACCCAAGGATGGGATGGAATGAGCGATAGGAAGGTGAGATTTCAGGACACAGCGGATTCCAACACGGCGGGTGCCTTTTTATCAACCCTGTGCTGCCGATGTGCCTTGCAAGGATAGCCCATAATTGcggcttttgcctggcaccactCCTCCTTCTCACCCTCCTACGCCCGCTCTGATTGGCTGGGAGGGAGCGGCATTCCATTCCAACGAAGGTCTGGCGACTGGTTCGGCGGATTTCGCTCCCGGCACCCGCCTCACTGGGGCTAGGCAAAGCTCCTGCCAAAATATAATTATCGTTAATTGCCTGTGCTGGAGTGTGGGTGTTGCGAcctggaggggaaggaaggaaggaaggaaagatagGCAGATTGCAGGGCAGAAGGATGGATCCTGCAAACCGGTTGGCTTGCATTCCTAGGAGCAGCCACTGGAGGTCGCTGTGCAGGAAAGACGGGAGACCGTTCAGAAGGCAAGGCTCCATGCAAACTCAGTGGTTGAACATTTCCTGTGCATGCCAGGGGGTGACCTGGGGAGACTTATGGAGGCCAGGTTAAGAGACTTAGAGGGCCGCATTCGACAACCTGGCCTGAAATTCCCTGACCCTGATCTAGATACCTATTTGAGGAGACAATGTTAGATTTGGGACATCATTTCGGGAACTTTCAATGGCCGTAAAGAGACAAAGGAGGTTATGAAACTAATACAGGGAATATTGTTGCACATCAAAGTGCTGCATCTCTGACTGGTGTGAGATTTCACGGGTTCCACGCTCTCACTCAGAGTCTGCGTTTCCTTTTGAAAATCAGGCACAGccaagactgtggtgtctttatgatatatgggtTATTCacacatatgtacaacctgaacctatgatggaggggtttacAGCATTAATACCCCCAAAAGGGTCCTTCTGTGTCGCCTAACTCCTCATTCTCTAAGCTCTGTTGTGGGAGAGGGACCCCACCCATTTGCCGTCTCATACCAACTGCCCTTgatccctttgttctcttaatggcccgtCAGCCAGGGGATTAACAAACGAGGAAGGTAGCTTGATTTAATCAAATGTTAACACTTGCTGATTCCGGGGATTAGAAGTGTCTAGCACACAGTTTAGCTCCCTAAGACCTAATTAGATTCTAACACTAGCTAGAGCCAAGGATTATAGTTGTCTGGCactcacaaactcataacaatatgttGGTTGCTCAAGGATCTTCCAGCCAGGAAGTGACTTCCACCATTGGAGATATCCATCTCCCTGCAGAATGATGCAACATCAGGGCACCCTGAGATAACCCTGGTTGCTATGAGTCTTTCCAGCTCccgctaaaaacattcttgtttcaaCAGGCCTACCCAGACATGTTGGATGATGACGCATGTCAAcatgtttttaatttattcttgGTTGCTTAATGCTCCAAATAGTTTTTACTGTTTTTGCTCATAATGTTATCGTTTTATTCTCTTTGTGAACTGCACTGCGGGCTGGTTTTCTTTACGATCAAGTAGtctgaaatgaataaaataagcaATCATCCCCTGCAACACAGTTAGCACAGTTGTCAGTGGTGATAACAATGCCAAGgtggcaggtttgatccctgtaagagacaactgcatattccaatcctggtctgactgcactggctaccgattagtttccgggcccaattccaagtgctgatttcgacctataaagccttaaatggctcaggaccgcaatacctcaaggaccacctctttcagtatgaacctacccagaccctgagatcatcttttgaggcccttctttgtgtgcctcttcctcgagaggtcaggagggtggcaacacgagaacggggccttctctgcagtggctccctgcctgtggaatgctcttcccagggaagtttgcctggtgtcttcattatacacctttaggcgccaggcaaaaacattcctttttaaccaggcctttgcttaACCAATCAACATCCTGGTTCCTTGTCCCTCCTGCCTTTACAGCAGTAGCTACTTATATTCATGCAAGAAAGTCGGGAATGCATTTTTTGCTTCAATTAGGTACACATAATTATGTACTATATTTTGTCACAAACAACTACATTTTATTACATAGGGGAAGAGATCTATTTTAGTGATACTTAAGACAACAACCTGTGGTGTACCTAAAGACTGGTGAGAATAAAAGCAGTTTTTtaatacctactgtttcactaaaggactttcgacttggtgcgctcatttaccaaagacgcgcTGCACCAGCGGCGATGCTTGTCAGACTCAACGACGGTGCTTGTCATTCTCAACGGCGCTGTGCACGCAAaattaactaaatttgggggccctgggcagatctttgcaccccggcggcgcaTATGTTAAAGACGGCCCTGTGTGAAACCCTTTAAAGAATGGCTTATGTACTAAATATCATGGGTGGTATAAGGTACGGGGTAtctttgggttcccagatgttgctggaacagATCTCCTATTTCCCCTGGCATTCTGAGCTACATCTGGAGGCTCCAAGCTTCCCCACACCCGGGGAATATGTCCTGTCCATGAATTGGGAAGGGATGCTTATCGATGACGCACTTCCGTTTTTCCTCTAGGGTGCAAGGGAGGAGGAACCAAAGGTGGAGACATCATGGGCGGGGACCCCTCTGAGCTGGAGTGGGCCATCCAGACGCTGTCGAAGAACTACGATAAGTACGCCGGCAAAGGGTGCTGTTGCAGCAAGAAGCGGGGGATCAGCCAGGGTGGCTTCCGGAAGATGCTCAAGCATGAACTCAACCACATGTTGACGGTGAGATGAAGGATGGAGGGAGATTCAGAGGGACCTGTTGCTAAGTCAAACCGTCAGTCCATctagccagtgccggatttacatatgagctaaacaagctatagcttagggccccattctcttgccccccccccaattcactattaatataaagttaaaggtaaagggaccccggaccattaggtccagtcgcggttgactctggggttgcggcgctcatctcgctttattggccgagggagccggcgtatagcttccaggtcatgttgccagcatgactaagccgcttctggtgaaccagagcagcacacggaaatgccgtttaccttcccgccacagtggtaggttggcaggagcaaggaccgagcaacgggagctcaccccgtcgtgaggattcgaaccgccgaccttctgatcgggaagtcctaggctctgtggtttaacccacagcgtcacctgtgtccctactattaatatacttcttcttaattgtatttcagttcaacaattgctttgataaaatacgtattttgttatgtgcaaatggctttagataccttttaggtccataaattaccatatagcatatattcaacacaaaaaaacagagacaatttgttgttgacaaaagacagctggacatataaagtgtcaggagttcagcctacactcgagtaggaccttggcagagacacatgcctgactggcatgttctctccctcctggtctttcgttcggaagcttcaaaagctttcttctgcccaaacatcacagcgaccgatgccaatcgacaccggcacacttagggatccgcagagtttgcgcatcatgtgtgtgacagacctcagcaactcggcattttggctaatctactttatttacatttaaacacacacggagcactgcaacatctccaccatcagacagcaaagagaaagaacaaaggacaacagtcccacttcacggcacacagtaacacaaacatcctgtctccgtcacttcccactctgtggaatgaaaacatacacagtcatgtgatagacaacaatcccatgactgcagacatgGGGAATGAATCTTcaacattaccttcagtagcttagggccttatcaaacctaaatctggccctgtatcTAGCCCAGCTTTTCCGACacggactggcagtgactctctctcagcagcagcagtgtgcgGTGAAATTTTGTGCAGGGGGACAgatagggccagaggtgccagcttgtgagGGGGTGACATTATGATGTCCCAACCTCGCAAACGTGAGCATCATGCTTCCTTCCCTAAGCTTAGGCAGAAGCTtcttgggctttgggaaggaggcaccagggaaTATTAAAGAGACTAGCCTAGCCCCTCTAGTCCATTGACCACATGCTCCTGGCCAGCATAGTAACAAGTTGATCTGCAAGTTGATTGGAAAGTGGGTGCAATATTTAGTCCAAGCGGCACCAAGAGGCTGGAATGTGGGGGGCGACAGAAAGCCAGGCAGCCTCCACTCTAGATGGGAAACCAACGAGAAGCAAGAATCTGGCATTTTCCCCAATGGCAAGCAGGTCAGCACTGAGATGGGGAGAAATGATAGTAATAACGTTTCATGGTGCCACAGCAAGTCAGGCAGGACGTGAATGGGGAAGCCTTAAAGGGGTACAAGCTACACAGCAATTAGATGGAAAGCAATGATAAGCAACAGAACGGTCACAaaaagaatttgttgttgttgtttagtcgtttagtcgtgtccgactcttcgtgaccccatggaccaaagcacgccaggcactcctgtcctccactgcctcccgcagtttggtcagactcatgtttgtagcttcgagaacaccgtccaaccatctcgtcctctgttgtccccttctccttgtgccctccatctttcccaacatcagggtcttttccagggagtcttctcttctcatgaggtggccaaagtcttggagcctcagcttcacgatctgtcacAAAAAGAATAACCTGAACTATTTCACACTTAGGCTATGTTGCAAACCCAGCTACATTAGTGAAACAacgttttgaatgcgttataaacatgcaacacaagatggcgctggagagcaaaaaaaattcTATGCTATTTTACATAGCgatttttttttgttataacgatttaatttctgaattACTTATAGTGTTTTTTCCCGACATCTAGTAAGGTGGACCTCTGCTTCCCAATGTGGTGGAAGTGTCTAGGCTCTTAGGCTCCAGGTCTCCCAGTCTCACTTTTCTGACTCGTTtcattccccctcttcccccatccAGGACACCAAGAACAAGCAAGCTGCCAACAAACTGATCTGTGACCTGGATGAGAATCAGGATGGACTCATCAGCTTCCACGAGTACTGGAACCTGATTGGCGGCATCGCCAGCCCAATCTCCTGCCTGATCCGACAGCAGGAGGAGAGCGTCAAGTTCACCAAGTAGAGCAAGAGAGAGAACGTCAGCTGCTCGCACCACCCCCAGCCCCTTCTATCTCTCCCCCCACATTCCGACTCCCTGCCTTAACTTTGCCGTCATTCCAGCTCCCCCTGCTGGCTGGGCTGCACATCACACGGCCCATCGCCATTTGGGCCTGAAAGCTGAACTCTACCATTCCTTTGGAAATTATCCGTCCACTTATTTAATTCTTTTCGACACCTGCAACTGGGGTATCGCGTCTGGGAGGGTGACGGgtggttgtggggtgggggtggccatgTTCCGTGGGGATCCAGCCGGGTGTCAGACTGTGAAGAGCATTGCAATAAAGCCTTGAGTCGGATCAGAGTGTCAGAGTGGTGCGATTGCCTCTCCCTTTTGGGGGTAACCTTTCTCGAGCAAGCTTCCGGTGCTCATTGAGGACACTGAATTCCCAATGAAACTTTTCTAGTTGCTACATTCTACTCCTGGGTGCTCCTATGCCAGGCAGACCCGAAGAGCCTATCCCTGCCCTTTGTCACCAGCTGAGATATGCAGTCCCTCAACCTGGAGGCTCCATGTAGCTAGTCTGGCTATTATCCGTCCAATGAGCTCCTCTTCCCCCATTGAGGtgttcccaaagtaaaggaaggattgaactctgattaataagaatacacacagaggcttgaaccagcaagactctgggaagggtgcgtataataatctctctgtctccagcccctggcccaggtcgttttattcacaaaagagctttttacagagtgttcgtaagaaccaatcagatttcttctgagcatttcaacaaagcctacgtggggacaaagttaaactaccaaaactaattaagcatggggcaaataaaacagaactacaaaggagtgcattTGGCAACCCCGGGACGTGATAAACAAGCAATGATAagaacatgataagaaggatgataacatgataagaaggatggccaggaagaCAGCAATTATTATCACCTtcaggtgagatctgtttcctggccctaaaattaacatcctaagattaacatatcagaaaagctacatcaaagaagctgcccactgtctttgatgacccaggatgcctgcctggcaaAGACTGGCAGTGTACATGACTggtcaagaaagagaaatggaacagggatgcagaggtgtggattgatcaagaatcatatcaaaatagtttaaacccagtcaacgcaatgctttcattgctgacacaggcggcttactctatatttgttataattcctcatagcaatcccacctgatcactacacccATGCATTtccctggctctctctctcttaaataaaGCCATCTGAGATCACGGCGATCGGCAATAGAGTGTGTTGGAGCCGTGAACCTCCTTGTTTCCCCCCGCGCAGTAAAACAGCCAGGGAATTCAGGGGGGTGAGTTCCCACGCTCTGCTGGACCCCTAGGACCCCCCACTCCTCCGTGgggttttttcgggggggggtaaGCCCTGGCGCTCTCCCCCAAGGCTCTATTTGCCCTGAACCGTGTCGCCCTTAAGCGGACGACACAGAGCTCACCGCCATTAGCCTCCGCAGCGAACCGGAAGTCCGGGTGACCAGCACATCTTGTGCCAATGAGTCCCACAGACTAACCATGGGTTGGGTGAAGCATTTTCTTCTGTCTGACTTGACAGAAGTCAGAGCATCTTCATCAAGTGACCCCAAGTCCTAGCAGTATGAAAGCAGATGCCGGGGGAGAAATCTCTACGAACCTATCTCTCTTGTTGCGTTCTGAAGGCAAAGGAAGGACTGGGCCCTGATTAATACAATAGacacgaggcttgaccagcaagacccTGGGAGAAAGTGCAGATCTCACTccctggcccaggtcgtttttattaacaaaagaacTTTAACACAGcgtttgtaagaaccaatcagatttcctctgagcatttcacgtggggacaaagtcagatcagaggAAGCCTCTTAACTACAAAGAACTATTTACTATTTGAGCATGCATACAGGTTTAGGCTAAATAAACAGGAAccaaggaggaatgcatttagcAAACCCCGAAGGTAATAAACCCATAGGAAAGGAAAGACAGGCATTTTACCACCTCCATGTGAACTCTGTTCCTGGCCCAAAGATCTACCTAAAGATTAACAAAAGCTACATTAAAGCTAAcaggttgaggttgaatcctgacaagacagaagtactgtttttgggggacaggaggcgggcaggtgtggaggattccctggtcctgaatggggtaactgtgcccctgaaggaccaggtgcacagcctgggagtcattttggactcacagctgtccatggaggcgcaggtcaattctgtgtccagggcagctgtctaccagctccatctggtacgtaagctgagaccctatctgcccatggactgcctcgccagagtggtgcatgctctggttatctcccgcttggactactgcaatgcgctctacatggggctacctttgaaggtgacccagaaactacaactaatccagaacgcggcagctagactggtgactgggagcggctgccgagaccatataacaccagtcttgaaagacctacattggctcctagtacgtttccaagcacaattcaaagtgttggtgctgccctttaaagccctaaacagcctcggtccagtatatctgaaggagcgtctccaccgccatcgttctacccggacactgaggtccagcaccaagggccttctggcagttccctcactgcgagaagccaagttacagggaaccaggcagagggccttctcggtagtggcacccgccctgtggaacgccctcccaccagatgtcaaagagaacaactaccagacttttagaagacatctgaaggcagccctgtttagggaagcttttaatgtttgatgtattacagtattttaatatttttttggaagccgcccagagtggctggggaagcccagccagatgggcggggtataaataataatttattattattattacctccttatctttatggcccaggatgcctgGTAAGCAACTGGTCTGTGTTAGAATGCTCTGCACGTGACTGTCAGGCATAGAGAAAATGgggcagagatgcagaggcttgtgggatcgATCAGAAATCATGTCAATGACCCAAGCCCAGTCAAAGCGATGCTTTCACCGCTGACACAATggcttgcttcatttttcataattcctcatagcaaccctaaaaggtaaaggtaaagggacccctgaccattaggtccagtcgtgactgactctggggttgtggcgctcatctcgctttattggccaagggagccggcatacagcttccgggtcctgtggccagcatgactaagccgcttctggtgaaccagagcagtgcacggaaacgccgtttaccttcccactggagtggtacctatttatctacttgcactttgacgtgcttttgaactgctaggttggcaggagcagggaccaagcaacgggagctcaccctgtcacggggattcgaaccgccgaccttctgatcggcaagcccgagaggctctgtggtttagcccacagcgccacctgcacccctATAGCAACCCTACATGACCACTACACTCTCTGTTGATTTGTAAACTGTAGGGGAAATCCAGAGAAACTTGAAAACCAGATTGGCCTAGAGGTTTTGTCTGTGTATTCATGCCGGTCTGTTTTCCTGAAGGGGGTATCAAGGAGTCCATGCCTTGGGCCCTGCAAACACACTCCTCATGTGGAGGAACACACTCCCTTTAAATTGGGCCCCTGCCCTCTCACCTCGCCCCTTATAAGAAAGAAGAAGGTCAGATcagcctctccctcccacctTATCTCTGGAGCACacaattttcttttcttcccaaaAGGACATGGGCAGATACCAGGGTGTTGGTGGTTTATAGCCAATTAACTTATAAGGATGTGGGAAGAAATTCCATTCAGTTTGCGGTTGAACCTGATTCacactttgaaattcacattgaaCCAAGGTGGAGGTTTGTGCAGTTCTGCGCCCTGAGCACCAGAGGGCAGCAGGGAGTATAGTGGCCTCTCTAATGaataggtaggtagccatgttggtcagCCATAGtcaagacaaaataaaaaaattccttccagtagcaccttagagaccaactaagtttgttactggtatgagctttcgtgccaCCAAGCAAGCAACAGGCAGCGGCTTCTCAGAGCAAAGGCTTTTATTCGAATTGTTGCAACTGGCCAAGAGATTGATTGATATGTATTTTCATCCTCCTGCAAGTCCTAGGATCAATATTTCCTGGTCCCACCCACTCACctctctctcacccacacccAGAAACATGCACGTATACCCCAAAATTCACTTTATATTCCCCATTTTCCcctccttgagcttcttggatatCTCCGTCATCAGTTTCCAGTACGACGTAAATTCCAGCTCCCCGTCACTGTCGGTCCCCAAGCTTCTCATCTTCTCATCGAGATCACCAGCATCCTACAGAAGAGGCAAGAGGAACGGAAAGCTCAGAAACAGTCAGTGAGAGATTGCCTCTCTGGGATGGATTCAGCTGagtaagaataagaattttattatttacgtattccctgtccatctggctgggttgccccagcttccaacacatatcaaaacataataaaacattgaacattaaaaacatcccgatacagggctgctttcagatgtcctctaaaaggccctctgcctgcttctcagagtagacccactgaaatgaatgagcttAAGTTAatcttcagtgggtctcctctgagttaGGATGAGCATCGGCTACCACCCTATGAAACTGCTTGCACAATTATTCCTCCCACTTTCCACGTTCGTGAGGCGTGTGCGACAAAAATGGCAAGAGATTGAGGTATTGGCAGACTCAGGGataccccaaggtttgcagaacaacaacaagaagcccTGAAAACGCCCcatgagaactgagcatgctccgtGGCGATGGAATGCTGGCTGACCGTATAGGAGGGAAAGTtgtggaaatggaatggaatatcttTCAGAAGggtgtggctggctggctggctggcaggagcAGCAAACAGGAGCAGTTCCCACCGCCGCCATTTTGTCGCAGGAGCCATGCAAGACATGGAGAAAAAGGAGAGGGAATTATTTaccctctctcttctcttcctaGAGCTCAGCATCTGAGCATCCTATTCTCCGCCCACTgttgcctctgccccccccccaccacagtgattttgttgttgttgttcagtcatttagttgtgtccgactcttcgtgaccccctggaccagagcacgccaggcactcctgtcttccactgcctcccgcagtttggtcaaactcatgctggtagcttcgagaacactgtccaaccatctcatcctctgtcgtccccttctccttgtgccctccatctttcccaacatcagggtcttttccagggagtcttctcttctcatgaggtggccaaagtactggagcctcagcttcaggatctgtccttccagtgagcactcagggctgatttccttcagaatggagaggtttgatcttcttgcagtccatgggactctcaagagtctcctccagcaccagaattcaaaagcatcaattcttcggcgaccagccttctttatggtccagctctcacttccatacatcactactgggaaaaccatagctttaactataccgacctttgttggcaaggtgatgtctctgctttttaggatgctgtctaggtttgtcattgcttttctcccaagaagcaggcgtcttttaattttgtgactagTGATACAGCCCCCCAAAAGTTGActggaaggaaatgtggccctaaTTCAGAAAAAAGGTTC
This genomic interval carries:
- the LOC128403715 gene encoding protein S100-A16-like isoform X2, giving the protein MGGDPSELEWAIQTLSKNYDKYAGKGCCCSKKRGISQGGFRKMLKHELNHMLTDTKNKQAANKLICDLDENQDGLISFHEYWNLIGGIASPISCLIRQQEESVKFTK
- the LOC128403715 gene encoding protein S100-A16-like isoform X1: MPGCKGGGTKGGDIMGGDPSELEWAIQTLSKNYDKYAGKGCCCSKKRGISQGGFRKMLKHELNHMLTDTKNKQAANKLICDLDENQDGLISFHEYWNLIGGIASPISCLIRQQEESVKFTK